A single region of the Gossypium arboreum isolate Shixiya-1 chromosome 12, ASM2569848v2, whole genome shotgun sequence genome encodes:
- the LOC108482435 gene encoding small polypeptide DEVIL 4-like, with translation MKMSSSATMGASKRRLSSRGLGGVLREQRAKLYIIRRCVIMLLCWHD, from the coding sequence ATGAAGATGAGCAGTTCTGCTACCATGGGGGCCTCAAAGAGAAGGCTATCAAGCAGAGGCCTTGGAGGGGTTCTCCGAGAGCAAAGGGCTAAGCTTTATATTATACGAAGATGCGTTATTATGCTCCTTTGCTGGCATGATTGA